The sequence AAGGGGAGTTATACCATTCATGGATGACTATTCTGGTAAGAGAGCTGGTGAACGGTTCATTGTCTCTAGAAAGGGATCTCCCCATGTTTTGAGAGATACTGCTAACAATAGAGATCAAAAAGCTCAGTTTTGCAGCCGAATTGGATGCAGTGGCAGACTGAACTCTGGTAAAGGTACTCAAATAAGTTCAGAAAAAGCCAAATCTTCAAGGCCAAGGCCATTAATTTCATCTTCCTCGAGTGGCAAGGAAACAAATGGAAGCTCATCTAATAAGGCTTTATCTGCCATCAGCAAACCTAGAAATTCCTTGCAGGAACCTCGTAAAAAGTTTTCTTCTCAGCAAGAATCAGAATCCTCAGAAACTGGGAGTGGTCAGGATGAAGTCACACCACCTTCTGGAAGGATTAAGTTAGACCTTCGCCCTGAAACCGATGGAGCTGGTTCTAGTGATATTACCTCAATGGAAGCTGGAAGCTCCGGTATATCAAAAAGTACAAGATCTCATTGGAATTTTCATCAGAAATCAGGACTGGTAAACCCCGAGACTGTAGTGGGGTCCCCTGTTTCTTTGGCATCCAAAAGCACCATTCAGGGAACTCGTCTGAATGCCAGCAGGTTTGGTCACAGAAATCTTAGATGCAATACAGTATCTGATTCTTCCTCTTCAGGTTCTTCATCATCAGATTTAAATCTAAGTAGACGGAAAGACACGTTCAACAAGAGAATTTGTGATGGAGAAAGTAGTTCATTTGCCAGGGGGAAAAGGATGATTGGGTCATCATTAGAAGGGCAGAGTTCTAGTTCAAATTCCAGCATCTCCATTTCTGATTCAAGGCGAGCTAGAACTGGAACTTTGAATAGGGATAGCAGTGCTGCATCAATTAGGTCTCGAAGACCACTCAGTGGCTACACGAGGGCAAGGGTTGCTAACCAAGGAAGTGGAAACAATTTATCAGCAAATGAGATCCCACTAACATCTCAACCTGACATGTCCCTAGATTTGAATGCTCCGAGTTCATCACACCACTTCTCCATGGAAGCCTCTTTAGGCCGCCCAAGTTCTTATAGTCGACCTGGCAGTAGCAATGGGAGTTTACGGGGTATTAGGCCATCC is a genomic window of Populus alba chromosome 18, ASM523922v2, whole genome shotgun sequence containing:
- the LOC118059401 gene encoding uncharacterized protein isoform X2, giving the protein MDDYSGKRAGERFIVSRKGSPHVLRDTANNRDQKAQFCSRIGCSGRLNSGKGTQISSEKAKSSRPRPLISSSSSGKETNGSSSNKALSAISKPRNSLQEPRKKFSSQQESESSETGSGQDEVTPPSGRIKLDLRPETDGAGSSDITSMEAGSSGISKSTRSHWNFHQKSGLVNPETVVGSPVSLASKSTIQGTRLNASRFGHRNLRCNTVSDSSSSGSSSSDLNLSRRKDTFNKRICDGESSSFARGKRMIGSSLEGQSSSSNSSISISDSRRARTGTLNRDSSAASIRSRRPLSGYTRARVANQGSGNNLSANEIPLTSQPDMSLDLNAPSSSHHFSMEASLGRPSSYSRPGSSNGSLRGIRPSSPEVSNAQSLMNRESFQRYNMVGIAEVLLALERIEQDEELTYEQLLVLETSLVLNGLNFHDQHRDMRLDIDNMSYEELLALEERMGTVSTALTEEALSECLKTSIYHSTPMEDATANLEGDKDDIKCSICQVHANILCVFK
- the LOC118059401 gene encoding uncharacterized protein isoform X1; this translates as MDDYSGKRAGERFIVSRKGSPHVLRDTANNRDQKAQFCSRIGCSGRLNSGKGTQISSEKAKSSRPRPLISSSSSGKETNGSSSNKALSAISKPRNSLQEPRKKFSSQQESESSETGSGQDEVTPPSGRIKLDLRPETDGAGSSDITSMEAGSSGISKSTRSHWNFHQKSGLVNPETVVGSPVSLASKSTIQGTRLNASRFGHRNLRCNTVSDSSSSGSSSSDLNLSRRKDTFNKRICDGESSSFARGKRMIGSSLEGQSSSSNSSISISDSRRARTGTLNRDSSAASIRSRRPLSGYTRARVANQGSGNNLSANEIPLTSQPDMSLDLNAPSSSHHFSMEASLGRPSSYSRPGSSNGSLRGIRPSSPEVSNAQSLMNRESFQRYNMVGIAEVLLALERIEQDEELTYEQLLVLETSLVLNGLNFHDQHRDMRLDIDNMSYEELLALEERMGTVSTALTEEALSECLKTSIYHSTPMEDATANLEGDKDDIKCSICQEEFVVGDEVGRLQCEHGYHMSCIHRWLSLKNWCPICKASVAPSPPSS